From Micromonospora echinospora, one genomic window encodes:
- a CDS encoding AMP-binding protein, whose product MNLADLTARYRDRRTARIVEIDAAGQRREMTHAELAGAVDERVGRLRAAGVGPGDVVGIRAGNSIDWVVWDLAVLARGAVLQAFGDETTVDAGFADRHGLALLVDGDRAYPTGRRPHPVGEIPPDLHSLVYSSGTSGTLKGLRISRAGTEYVINRFVDAFGITAADRHLIFLPLANYQQRLSVYCCLWVGADLVLAPYQRVFAAIRQERPTFVIAPPVFYDAARQLHARGAAGTPLPEFLGGRMRFMITGMAPISRATLDAFWAGGVPLLEAYGMTESGMIAWNTADAHRVGTVGRLIDPDAVEFLPDGELLIRRPAPLSLGYFDVPAEVAGETFRPDGTIVTGDYGRLDADGFLTLVGRKKDVITLGNGRKVHPAEIEAHFTGVPGVADLIVVSTRSHRLGAIVTPSADTPEQRRAVRDGVERVNAGLASHERLAAVVFSATPLRGDPRFLTANLKLSRTAAADWFADHVGADDPADPGASAQGPGAAGPARVAVDAPAQAGSA is encoded by the coding sequence ATGAACCTGGCAGACCTGACCGCCCGGTACCGCGACCGGCGTACCGCGCGGATCGTGGAGATCGACGCCGCCGGGCAGCGGCGGGAGATGACCCACGCCGAGCTGGCCGGGGCCGTCGACGAGCGGGTCGGCCGGCTGCGCGCCGCCGGTGTCGGCCCCGGCGACGTGGTCGGCATCCGGGCCGGCAACAGCATCGACTGGGTGGTGTGGGACCTCGCGGTGCTGGCGCGCGGGGCGGTGCTCCAGGCGTTCGGCGACGAGACCACCGTCGACGCCGGGTTCGCCGACCGGCACGGGCTGGCCCTGCTGGTCGACGGCGACCGGGCGTACCCGACCGGCCGCCGGCCGCACCCGGTCGGCGAGATCCCGCCGGACCTGCACAGCCTGGTCTACTCCTCGGGCACCTCCGGCACGTTGAAGGGGTTGCGGATCAGCCGGGCCGGCACCGAGTACGTGATCAACCGGTTCGTCGACGCCTTCGGGATCACTGCCGCCGACCGGCACCTGATCTTCCTGCCGCTGGCCAACTACCAGCAGCGGCTCTCCGTCTACTGCTGCCTGTGGGTGGGGGCCGACCTGGTGCTCGCCCCGTACCAGCGGGTCTTCGCGGCGATCCGGCAGGAGCGGCCGACCTTCGTCATCGCCCCGCCGGTCTTCTACGACGCGGCCCGGCAACTGCACGCGCGGGGCGCGGCCGGCACGCCGCTGCCCGAGTTCCTGGGCGGCCGGATGCGCTTCATGATCACCGGCATGGCCCCGATCTCCCGGGCCACCCTGGACGCGTTCTGGGCCGGCGGGGTCCCGCTGCTGGAGGCGTACGGGATGACCGAGAGCGGCATGATCGCCTGGAACACCGCCGACGCGCACCGGGTCGGTACGGTCGGCCGCCTCATCGACCCGGACGCGGTGGAGTTCCTCCCCGACGGTGAGCTGCTGATCCGGCGACCGGCCCCGCTGAGCCTCGGCTACTTCGACGTGCCGGCGGAGGTGGCCGGGGAGACCTTCCGTCCGGACGGCACGATCGTCACCGGCGACTACGGACGGCTGGACGCGGACGGCTTCCTCACCCTGGTCGGCCGGAAGAAGGACGTGATCACCCTCGGCAACGGCCGGAAGGTGCACCCGGCCGAGATCGAGGCCCACTTCACCGGCGTGCCCGGGGTGGCGGACCTGATCGTGGTTTCGACCCGCTCCCACCGGCTCGGCGCGATCGTCACCCCGTCCGCCGACACCCCCGAGCAGCGGAGGGCCGTACGGGACGGCGTCGAGCGGGTCAACGCCGGCCTGGCCAGCCACGAACGCCTCGCCGCCGTGGTCTTCAGCGCCACGCCGCTGCGCGGCGACCCCCGGTTCCTGACCGCCAACCTGAAGCTCAGCCGCACCGCGGCGGCGGACTGGTTCGCCGACCACGTCGGCGCCGACGACCCGGCCGACCCCGGCGCCTCGGCTCAAGGTCCCGGCGCCGCCGGCCCGGCCCGCGTCGCGGTCGACGCGCCCGCCCAGGCGGGCTCGGCATGA
- a CDS encoding amidohydrolase family protein gives MIVDGHVVLASDRVIPREYLEEQAANVHHRLAAHGQDVDRAAITERLLAIHSDHDGDRLVAELDAAGVAGAFLVAADFSHVSPRATPPDELARLHDRVCRRHPGRFRVFWGADPRAGAAGPEEFERTVTEYGFAGLKLYPPAGYSPSDRRLYPYYEICAARGLPVLTHTGPGWAPLDFTFGPPLLVDQAARDFPQVNFVLGHGGVTHVEEASYLCAHRPNVHLDISQFPSMLSADGWVAHLNQLFRSGINHKIVFGTCWPSYRMSTTLPAVLAAFTSDGVFSGVRPSHQRMIMGETLVRLAGDPVAATTPGDHQ, from the coding sequence ATGATCGTCGACGGGCACGTGGTGCTGGCGAGCGACCGGGTCATCCCCCGCGAGTACCTGGAGGAGCAGGCCGCGAACGTCCACCACCGGCTGGCCGCGCACGGCCAGGACGTCGACCGGGCGGCGATCACCGAGCGGCTGCTGGCCATCCACTCCGACCACGACGGTGACCGCCTGGTCGCCGAGCTGGACGCCGCCGGGGTGGCCGGGGCGTTCCTGGTGGCCGCCGACTTCTCCCACGTCTCGCCCCGGGCCACCCCGCCGGACGAGTTGGCCCGCCTGCACGACCGGGTCTGCCGCCGGCACCCGGGCCGGTTCCGGGTGTTCTGGGGGGCGGACCCGCGCGCCGGGGCGGCCGGGCCGGAGGAGTTCGAGCGGACGGTGACCGAGTACGGCTTCGCCGGGCTGAAGCTCTACCCGCCGGCCGGCTACTCCCCCAGCGACCGGCGGCTCTACCCGTACTACGAGATCTGCGCGGCGCGCGGGCTGCCGGTGCTGACCCACACCGGGCCGGGCTGGGCCCCGCTGGACTTCACCTTCGGCCCGCCGCTGCTGGTCGACCAGGCGGCCCGGGACTTCCCACAGGTGAACTTCGTCCTCGGCCACGGCGGGGTGACCCACGTGGAGGAGGCCTCGTACCTGTGCGCCCACCGCCCCAACGTCCACCTGGACATCAGCCAGTTCCCGTCGATGCTCTCCGCCGACGGCTGGGTGGCACACCTGAACCAACTGTTCCGCAGCGGCATCAACCACAAGATCGTGTTCGGCACCTGCTGGCCGTCGTACCGGATGTCGACGACCCTGCCGGCGGTGCTCGCCGCCTTCACCTCGGACGGCGTCTTCTCCGGCGTCCGTCCCTCCCACCAAAGAATGATCATGGGAGAGACCCTCGTCCGCCTGGCCGGCGACCCGGTCGCCGCCACCACCCCGGGAGACCACCAGTGA
- a CDS encoding acyl carrier protein — MSVDVAALQKEAIEWVREWNEDDLPVELDADTPLLAKGLLDSMGMVAFVSFLEERFDLRFDFTSFVPGPNASIRTLLDHCLGR; from the coding sequence GTGAGCGTCGACGTCGCCGCGTTGCAGAAGGAAGCCATCGAGTGGGTCCGGGAGTGGAACGAGGACGACCTCCCGGTCGAGCTGGACGCCGACACCCCCCTGCTGGCCAAGGGGCTGCTCGACTCGATGGGCATGGTCGCCTTCGTGTCCTTCCTGGAGGAGCGGTTCGACCTGCGGTTCGACTTCACCAGCTTCGTGCCGGGACCGAACGCGTCGATCCGCACCCTGCTCGACCACTGCCTCGGACGATGA
- a CDS encoding amidohydrolase family protein: protein MIHDGHCHVASTDFIPRAFLTDVAAGMHRGLSAVTTAPPLSTLVEGYVAQHQDHHADRLVAEMDAAGVATAVLLVPDFGLVMSTPLSLAEMARRHHGIRTRHPGRFRVYLGADPRRGEAGAREFADLVDRYGFEGMKLYPPCGYSPSDRALYPYYEECRARSMPVFVHTGPTGRSLSFGPAHPLLVDQAARDFPDLVFVLGHGGVSHVDVTSYLALHRRNVYLDTGGFAGSPGTGWPQRLNRLFRMGVNHKIIFGTDWPLNQLTGGLPRLLAEVCDGSEVFAGVSRGDRALLLGGNLLRVLASAARPARAGAGP from the coding sequence ATGATCCACGACGGCCACTGCCACGTCGCCTCGACCGACTTCATCCCCCGGGCCTTCCTCACCGACGTCGCGGCGGGGATGCACCGGGGGCTGAGCGCGGTCACCACCGCACCGCCGCTGTCCACCCTGGTCGAGGGGTACGTGGCCCAGCACCAGGACCACCATGCCGACCGGCTGGTGGCCGAGATGGACGCCGCGGGCGTGGCCACGGCGGTGCTGCTCGTCCCGGACTTCGGGTTGGTGATGTCGACCCCGCTGTCCCTGGCGGAGATGGCCCGCCGGCACCACGGGATCCGGACCCGGCACCCCGGCCGGTTCCGGGTCTACCTGGGAGCGGACCCGCGCCGGGGCGAGGCGGGGGCGCGGGAGTTCGCCGACCTGGTGGACCGGTACGGCTTCGAGGGGATGAAGCTCTACCCGCCCTGCGGCTACTCACCGTCGGACCGGGCGCTCTACCCGTACTACGAGGAGTGCCGGGCCCGGTCGATGCCGGTCTTCGTGCACACCGGGCCGACCGGGCGCAGCCTGAGCTTCGGCCCGGCCCACCCGCTCCTGGTCGACCAGGCGGCCCGGGACTTCCCGGACCTGGTGTTCGTGCTCGGCCACGGCGGGGTCAGCCACGTCGACGTCACCTCGTACCTGGCCCTGCACCGGCGCAACGTCTACCTCGACACCGGGGGTTTCGCCGGCTCGCCCGGCACCGGCTGGCCGCAGCGGTTGAACCGGCTGTTCCGCATGGGCGTCAACCACAAGATCATTTTTGGTACGGACTGGCCGTTGAACCAGCTCACCGGTGGGCTGCCCCGGCTGCTCGCCGAGGTGTGCGACGGGTCCGAGGTCTTCGCCGGGGTGTCCCGTGGCGACCGGGCGCTGCTGCTCGGCGGCAACCTGCTGCGGGTGCTCGCGTCGGCCGCCCGGCCGGCGCGGGCCGGGGCGGGACCGTGA
- a CDS encoding phenylalanine 4-monooxygenase, whose product MFKEATLYSPVIRTENGAVSVVFADGHPGRDDPGYQRHRAQIAKAALDHVPGGPVADVEYTDEEHELWRIVGPELRERHQRYACREFLDGVRRLDLPTDRLPQLGAASARLTELTGFRFRPAAGIVEMGDFYGSLADGLFQATQYIRHCSMPRFSPEPDMIHEVVGHGSALASDRLAAIYRRVGEAARRLESHEALSVLSRVFWFTLEYGLVREDGEVRACGASLLSSIGELDQFRTAAEIRPLDAATMGAQRYRVEDYQPVLFCADSFDHLEEFLDRFLDRIVRGQFAGAIGS is encoded by the coding sequence ATGTTCAAGGAAGCGACGTTGTACTCGCCGGTGATCCGTACCGAGAACGGCGCGGTCTCCGTGGTGTTCGCCGACGGACACCCGGGCCGGGACGACCCGGGCTACCAGCGGCACCGCGCGCAGATCGCGAAGGCCGCCCTGGACCACGTGCCCGGCGGCCCGGTCGCCGACGTGGAGTACACCGACGAGGAGCACGAACTGTGGCGGATCGTCGGTCCCGAGCTGCGGGAACGACACCAGCGGTACGCCTGCCGGGAGTTCCTCGACGGGGTGCGCCGGCTCGACCTGCCCACCGACCGGCTGCCGCAGCTCGGGGCGGCCTCGGCGCGCCTGACCGAGCTGACCGGGTTCCGCTTCCGGCCGGCCGCGGGCATCGTCGAGATGGGCGACTTCTACGGCTCGCTCGCCGACGGGCTGTTCCAGGCGACCCAGTACATCCGGCACTGCTCGATGCCCCGGTTCTCCCCGGAGCCGGACATGATCCACGAGGTGGTCGGGCACGGCAGCGCGTTGGCCAGCGACCGGCTCGCGGCGATCTACCGGCGGGTGGGGGAGGCCGCCCGGCGGCTGGAGAGCCACGAGGCGCTCTCCGTGCTCTCCCGGGTCTTCTGGTTCACCCTCGAGTACGGCCTGGTCCGCGAGGACGGCGAGGTGCGCGCCTGCGGGGCGAGCCTGCTCTCCTCGATCGGTGAGCTGGACCAGTTCCGGACGGCGGCGGAGATCCGACCGCTGGACGCGGCGACGATGGGCGCGCAGCGGTACCGGGTGGAGGACTACCAGCCCGTGCTCTTCTGCGCTGACTCCTTCGACCATCTGGAGGAGTTCCTCGACCGGTTCCTCGACCGGATCGTCCGGGGACAGTTCGCCGGGGCGATCGGATCCTGA
- a CDS encoding cytochrome P450: MLTRTPLFTAGGADFDPADPHLFTTDRPHQVWRQARRRHPVAWQESADGGFWSVTGHRPGSELLRRPAEFTSTLGMRLGSSPQAVRAAAGRMLVVADGPAHRRLRTAHSAWFTPRALAGLRAELLRRLDARLAELLDRGTPFDVVGELTAPLPAWALLGMMGVPAADWDHLVGLTLRAFDDDERGPEAAAARTEAHTEVFLYFADLLDRRRAEPGDDMVSALAQAVVDGQPLTDEEIVLNCDGLMNGGLETTPHAASGAMLAFARHPEVWRRLRQDPELTDRAVEEILRYTSPPMHAMRTATVDATLGDASIRAGDRVVVWFPACNADDTVFTDPERFLVDRWPNPHLGFGGGPHYCIGAALARLELRCLLETLARRVEAFEVAGAVVRQASNFLNGLRRLDLALTPTAPTLTEARRRSGTPR, encoded by the coding sequence GTGCTGACCCGTACTCCCCTGTTCACCGCCGGCGGCGCGGACTTCGACCCGGCCGATCCCCACCTGTTCACCACCGACCGGCCCCACCAGGTCTGGCGGCAGGCCCGGCGCCGGCACCCCGTCGCCTGGCAGGAGTCGGCCGACGGCGGCTTCTGGTCGGTCACCGGCCACCGGCCGGGCAGTGAGCTGCTCCGGCGGCCCGCCGAGTTCACCTCGACCCTCGGCATGCGCCTGGGCAGCAGTCCGCAGGCCGTCCGCGCCGCCGCCGGACGGATGCTCGTGGTCGCCGACGGCCCCGCGCACCGTCGCCTGCGGACCGCCCACTCGGCCTGGTTCACGCCCCGGGCGCTGGCCGGGCTCCGCGCCGAACTGCTCCGCCGGCTCGACGCGCGGCTGGCCGAACTGCTCGACCGGGGCACCCCGTTCGACGTGGTCGGCGAACTCACCGCGCCGCTGCCCGCGTGGGCGCTGCTCGGCATGATGGGCGTCCCGGCCGCCGACTGGGACCACCTGGTCGGGCTGACCCTGCGGGCCTTCGACGACGACGAACGCGGTCCGGAGGCGGCGGCGGCCCGGACCGAGGCGCACACCGAGGTCTTCCTGTACTTCGCCGACCTGCTCGACCGGCGCCGGGCCGAGCCGGGCGACGACATGGTGAGCGCACTGGCGCAGGCGGTGGTGGACGGCCAGCCACTGACCGACGAGGAGATCGTCCTCAACTGCGACGGACTGATGAACGGGGGGTTGGAGACGACCCCGCACGCCGCCTCCGGCGCGATGCTCGCGTTCGCCCGGCACCCGGAGGTCTGGCGGCGGCTGCGGCAGGACCCGGAGCTGACCGACCGGGCGGTGGAGGAGATCCTCCGCTACACGTCACCGCCCATGCACGCGATGCGGACCGCCACCGTCGACGCCACCCTGGGCGACGCCTCGATCCGGGCCGGGGACCGGGTGGTGGTGTGGTTCCCGGCCTGCAACGCCGACGACACCGTCTTCACCGATCCGGAGCGGTTCCTCGTCGACCGGTGGCCCAACCCCCACCTCGGGTTCGGCGGCGGGCCGCACTACTGCATCGGCGCGGCCCTCGCCCGGCTGGAGCTGCGCTGTCTGCTGGAGACCCTGGCCCGGCGGGTCGAGGCGTTCGAGGTCGCCGGCGCGGTGGTCCGTCAGGCGTCGAACTTCCTGAACGGCCTGCGCCGCCTGGACCTGGCGCTCACCCCGACGGCACCGACGCTCACCGAGGCTCGTCGGCGCTCCGGGACGCCTCGATGA
- a CDS encoding methyltransferase, which translates to MFREPIAEIAELFHVYQSGLVFHAICAVARLEIPDRLADGPRPVSELAVEVAADPDALRRVLRLLDGYEIVTHHRETDRVWLTDRGELLRRDHSMSVWATFATLGVSDVAHRLVDTIRTGRPAVPGALGAGFWEYLADRPDQQAVFSQAMAEQARLLSLPCVPLLDWPDGGTVVDVGGGSGVLLAAVLDAAPGLKGILLDQPQVLPRAVDRFRERGLADRADVRPHDLFAPVPAGDVYLLSRVLHDWDDDAVVGILDALARGASPGARLRIFEDLLPESGPLAATQAWSDVVMMVLYPGARERTLGQYRELLERAGWAFRRTVAGPPGMHVIEASRSADEPR; encoded by the coding sequence GTGTTCCGGGAGCCGATCGCGGAAATCGCTGAGCTGTTCCACGTCTATCAGTCCGGACTGGTTTTCCACGCGATCTGCGCGGTGGCCAGGCTGGAGATTCCGGACCGGCTCGCGGACGGGCCCCGACCGGTGTCCGAGCTCGCGGTCGAGGTGGCCGCCGACCCGGACGCGCTGCGCCGGGTGCTGCGCCTGCTCGACGGGTACGAGATCGTGACGCACCACCGCGAGACGGACCGGGTGTGGCTCACCGACCGGGGCGAGCTGCTCCGCCGGGACCATTCGATGTCCGTCTGGGCCACCTTCGCCACGCTCGGCGTCTCCGACGTGGCACACCGGCTGGTCGACACGATCCGCACCGGCCGTCCCGCCGTCCCCGGCGCGTTGGGCGCCGGGTTCTGGGAGTACCTGGCGGACCGTCCCGACCAGCAGGCGGTGTTCAGCCAGGCGATGGCGGAGCAGGCGCGGCTGCTCTCGCTGCCCTGCGTGCCCCTGCTGGACTGGCCCGACGGCGGCACGGTGGTGGACGTCGGCGGCGGCAGCGGAGTGCTGCTGGCCGCGGTGCTCGACGCCGCGCCCGGCCTGAAGGGGATCCTGCTGGACCAGCCGCAGGTGCTGCCCCGGGCGGTGGACCGGTTCCGGGAACGCGGGCTGGCCGACCGGGCCGACGTCCGGCCGCACGACCTCTTCGCGCCGGTGCCGGCCGGCGACGTGTACCTGCTCTCCCGGGTGCTGCACGACTGGGACGACGACGCGGTGGTCGGGATCCTCGACGCCCTCGCCCGGGGCGCGTCCCCGGGCGCGCGACTGCGGATCTTCGAGGACCTGCTTCCCGAGTCGGGGCCGCTGGCGGCGACCCAGGCGTGGTCGGACGTGGTGATGATGGTGCTGTACCCGGGGGCCCGGGAACGGACCCTCGGGCAGTACCGCGAACTGCTGGAGCGGGCGGGCTGGGCGTTCCGGCGGACGGTGGCCGGTCCACCCGGGATGCACGTCATCGAGGCGTCCCGGAGCGCCGACGAGCCTCGGTGA
- a CDS encoding non-ribosomal peptide synthetase has translation MTSPAPTVGGVLPEAAAPAVSTRLPLSFAQEQLWLVDQLSPGESTYHSPLVYRLRGTLDVTALRAALTHLVARHDALRATFGTEDGTPYQEIAPPAPVRLDVRPVPGDTPDDREAALHQALRAEVTTPFDLRVGPLYRFLLLRLADDDHVLLLLLHHIVTDGWSAGVLRRDLADGYAAAVAGHAPRLPPPGRTYAAHVLAQRARLTSETLESGLRHWERALRDVPPVELPTDRPRTAASGRPGATVVRSLPDALRHRVAAFCRDRQVSPFMLLTAALGAVLATEAGQEDLPLGVPLLGRSEAESEEVVGLFVNMVVLRLDLSGDPTFDELVDRVAEASLGLYDHDEVPFSAVVERVRPVRAEGRNPLFQACVQLLGADTTGAGLSLPGLAVELVPPPSERSPFDLSVDFAVTPDRVDVHLTYATDLFDRWRIEALLDHLTTLLTAGCADPARPLSRLALLSDRERAALLELGDGGPARTDERPLDVRIAAVATARPDAVAAVCRGRELTYGDLLRRADALAHRLVRRGGGPERVVAVVADRDLDLVIAVLGVLRAGAAVTILDPTHPARRLARLVDAVDPPVVLTRSTLVDRLPPLPGRHVLAWDDPAAGPTAPGPLPAHTAANLAAVVTTSGSTGRPKPVALDHAGLASFVDRNRRVLDLGPADRMLQFCSLTFDLALGEVLTALTVGATLVLVSPEEGSAPDEVAALMRTQRVTYLGLTPTMLGSLDPTGHPDLRVVLSAGEVLTTDLVDAWHAPGRRVVNLYGPTEVSVACTDHDCPPGQGHCPPPIGRPHPGRWLYVVDRYGRLAPRGAPGELLVGGVGVARGYLNQPALTAERFVPDPFRPGSRVYRTGDLVRWNGAGELEFLGRLDDQVKLRGLRIEPGEIESALLTHPRVRRAAVVVRSDPRGEPRLVGYVSADGPPPTPAELRAHLDAVLPAYLVPGVWCVLDEFPLTSSQKIDRAALPDPEPATGRDGAVPPATPTEAALVTIFGEVLGVPEVGADANLFALGGSSLQGMRVVSRINRAFGVRLNLRLLYGTATVRDLAARIDTRRGADR, from the coding sequence ATGACGTCCCCTGCCCCCACGGTGGGCGGCGTGCTCCCGGAAGCCGCCGCGCCGGCCGTGAGCACCCGGCTGCCACTCTCCTTCGCGCAGGAGCAGTTGTGGTTGGTGGACCAGCTCAGTCCCGGCGAGTCCACGTACCACAGCCCCCTCGTCTACCGCCTGCGCGGGACGCTGGACGTCACCGCGCTCCGGGCCGCGCTGACCCACCTGGTGGCCCGGCACGACGCGCTGCGGGCCACGTTCGGCACCGAGGACGGCACGCCGTACCAGGAGATCGCCCCGCCCGCCCCGGTCCGGCTCGACGTACGCCCGGTGCCCGGCGACACCCCGGACGACCGGGAGGCGGCCCTGCACCAGGCGCTACGGGCGGAGGTCACCACCCCGTTCGACCTGCGGGTCGGCCCGCTGTACCGCTTCCTGCTGCTGCGGCTCGCCGACGACGACCACGTGCTCCTGCTGCTCCTGCACCACATCGTCACCGACGGCTGGTCGGCCGGGGTGCTCCGGCGGGACCTGGCCGACGGGTACGCCGCCGCGGTCGCCGGCCACGCCCCGCGACTGCCTCCGCCCGGCCGCACGTACGCCGCGCACGTGCTGGCCCAGCGTGCCCGGCTGACCTCGGAGACGCTGGAGTCCGGACTCCGGCACTGGGAGCGGGCGCTACGCGACGTCCCGCCGGTGGAACTGCCCACCGACCGGCCCCGGACGGCCGCCTCCGGGCGGCCCGGCGCGACGGTCGTCCGCTCCCTGCCCGACGCGCTGCGCCACCGGGTGGCGGCGTTCTGCCGCGACCGCCAGGTGTCCCCGTTCATGCTGTTGACCGCCGCTCTCGGGGCGGTGCTCGCCACCGAGGCCGGCCAGGAGGACCTGCCGCTCGGCGTGCCGCTGCTGGGCCGGTCCGAGGCAGAGTCAGAGGAGGTCGTCGGGCTCTTCGTCAACATGGTGGTGCTCCGTCTCGACCTCTCCGGCGACCCCACCTTCGACGAACTGGTGGACCGGGTCGCCGAGGCGAGTCTCGGTCTGTACGACCACGACGAGGTGCCCTTCTCCGCGGTGGTCGAACGGGTCCGGCCGGTCCGCGCCGAGGGCCGCAACCCGCTGTTCCAGGCCTGCGTGCAGTTGCTCGGCGCGGATACCACGGGGGCCGGGCTGTCCCTGCCGGGCCTCGCCGTCGAGCTGGTTCCGCCCCCGTCGGAGCGGTCCCCGTTCGACCTCTCCGTCGACTTCGCGGTCACGCCCGACCGCGTCGACGTCCACCTCACCTACGCGACCGACCTGTTCGACCGGTGGCGGATCGAGGCGCTGCTCGACCACCTCACCACCCTGCTGACGGCCGGGTGCGCCGACCCGGCCCGTCCGCTGTCGCGTCTCGCGCTGCTCTCCGACCGGGAACGGGCCGCGCTGCTCGAACTCGGCGACGGCGGTCCAGCTCGGACCGACGAACGCCCGCTGGACGTCCGGATCGCGGCGGTCGCCACCGCCCGCCCCGACGCGGTGGCGGCGGTCTGCCGGGGACGCGAGCTGACCTACGGCGACCTGCTCCGCCGGGCGGACGCGCTGGCCCACCGGCTGGTCCGGCGCGGCGGCGGTCCGGAACGGGTGGTCGCCGTCGTCGCCGACCGGGACCTCGACCTGGTCATCGCCGTGCTCGGGGTGCTGCGGGCCGGGGCCGCGGTGACCATCCTCGACCCGACGCATCCGGCCCGGCGGCTGGCCCGCCTGGTCGACGCGGTCGACCCGCCGGTGGTGCTGACCCGGTCCACCCTGGTCGACCGCCTGCCGCCGCTGCCGGGCCGGCACGTGCTGGCCTGGGACGATCCGGCGGCCGGGCCGACCGCGCCGGGGCCGCTGCCGGCCCACACCGCCGCGAACCTGGCCGCCGTGGTGACCACCTCCGGGTCGACCGGTCGACCCAAGCCGGTGGCGCTCGACCACGCCGGACTGGCCAGCTTCGTCGACCGCAACCGCCGGGTGCTCGACCTCGGTCCGGCCGACCGGATGCTCCAGTTCTGCTCGCTCACCTTCGACCTGGCCCTCGGCGAGGTGCTCACCGCGCTCACGGTCGGCGCCACGCTGGTGCTCGTCTCCCCCGAGGAGGGGTCCGCGCCGGACGAGGTGGCGGCGCTGATGCGGACGCAGCGGGTCACCTACCTCGGGCTGACCCCGACCATGCTCGGCAGCCTCGACCCGACCGGTCACCCCGACCTCCGGGTCGTGCTGAGCGCCGGCGAGGTGCTGACCACGGACCTGGTCGACGCCTGGCACGCACCGGGCCGCCGCGTGGTCAACCTGTACGGCCCGACCGAGGTCTCGGTGGCCTGCACCGACCACGACTGCCCGCCCGGTCAGGGGCACTGCCCGCCGCCGATCGGCCGACCCCACCCGGGGCGGTGGCTGTACGTGGTGGACCGGTACGGACGGCTCGCGCCCCGGGGCGCCCCCGGTGAGCTGCTCGTCGGGGGTGTCGGGGTGGCCCGGGGATACCTCAACCAGCCCGCGCTGACCGCCGAACGCTTCGTCCCCGACCCGTTCCGGCCCGGAAGCCGGGTCTACCGCACCGGTGACCTGGTGCGCTGGAACGGCGCCGGTGAGCTCGAATTCCTCGGCCGCCTCGACGACCAGGTCAAGCTGCGCGGGTTGCGGATCGAGCCCGGCGAGATCGAGTCGGCGCTGCTGACCCACCCGCGCGTGCGCCGGGCGGCGGTGGTGGTCCGTTCCGACCCGCGCGGGGAGCCCCGCCTGGTCGGGTACGTCAGCGCGGACGGGCCGCCGCCGACCCCGGCGGAACTCCGGGCCCACCTCGACGCGGTGCTCCCCGCGTACCTGGTGCCGGGCGTGTGGTGCGTGCTCGACGAGTTCCCGCTGACCAGCTCGCAGAAGATCGACCGGGCCGCCCTGCCCGACCCGGAGCCGGCCACCGGCCGGGACGGTGCCGTTCCCCCGGCCACCCCGACCGAGGCCGCCCTGGTGACGATCTTCGGGGAGGTGCTCGGTGTGCCGGAGGTCGGCGCGGACGCCAACCTCTTCGCCCTGGGCGGCAGCTCGTTGCAGGGCATGCGGGTGGTCAGCCGGATCAACCGCGCCTTCGGGGTGCGACTGAACCTGCGCCTGCTCTACGGCACCGCCACGGTCCGCGACCTCGCCGCCCGGATCGACACGAGGCGGGGGGCGGACCGATGA
- a CDS encoding alpha/beta fold hydrolase: MTDDGAVLTIRATGRRPALCCVPAISGSPYPYLPLAALLDADQPVLALEAPGFEDDRPPAGSLPDLTAGYRDTLRRVRPDRAYALLGWSMGGVVAYHLAQRLRADGLDVPALVLVDSVVPTLMRHPEGAERTTRFVVDLLATSGQPVEPARAVLDGLPAGSTPGAAFTALVRAGVLPEDLDHSFLLHRYALFDAHLTALSHYRPTGGYDGPVTVVRAAESPADLMRWDGLAADVTELVVPGDHYSIWRGEGLVALGRALRRCLSGTDTDDHGRPYAQKGTADEWPPPPGGA; the protein is encoded by the coding sequence ATGACCGACGACGGGGCGGTGCTCACCATCCGCGCCACCGGACGCCGGCCGGCGCTGTGCTGCGTACCGGCCATCTCCGGGTCCCCCTACCCCTACCTGCCGCTGGCCGCCCTGCTCGACGCCGACCAGCCCGTCCTCGCCCTGGAAGCGCCCGGCTTCGAGGACGACCGTCCGCCGGCCGGCTCGCTGCCCGACCTCACGGCCGGCTACCGGGACACGTTGCGCCGGGTGCGTCCCGACCGGGCGTACGCCCTGCTCGGGTGGTCGATGGGGGGTGTGGTCGCGTACCACCTGGCGCAGCGGCTGCGGGCCGACGGTCTCGACGTGCCGGCGCTGGTCCTCGTCGACAGCGTCGTACCGACCCTGATGCGGCATCCCGAGGGGGCGGAGCGGACGACGAGGTTCGTGGTGGACCTGCTCGCCACCTCGGGCCAGCCGGTCGAGCCGGCCCGGGCGGTGCTCGACGGCCTGCCCGCCGGAAGCACCCCGGGGGCGGCGTTCACCGCCCTGGTCCGGGCCGGTGTCCTTCCGGAGGACCTCGACCACTCCTTCCTGCTGCACCGGTACGCGTTGTTCGACGCCCACCTCACGGCGTTGAGCCACTACCGGCCCACCGGCGGGTACGACGGGCCGGTCACCGTGGTCCGCGCCGCCGAGTCCCCCGCCGACCTGATGCGCTGGGACGGCCTGGCCGCCGACGTGACGGAACTCGTCGTCCCCGGCGACCACTACTCGATCTGGCGGGGCGAGGGGTTGGTCGCGCTCGGCCGGGCCCTGCGCCGCTGCCTGTCCGGCACCGACACCGACGACCACGGGCGTCCGTACGCCCAGAAAGGAACGGCCGACGAATGGCCTCCGCCACCTGGCGGCGCGTGA